From a region of the Pectobacterium aquaticum genome:
- a CDS encoding TetR/AcrR family transcriptional regulator: MEHELKRKDGVREKKRREMYHRITEVGLKLFAENGYEATTLDAIAEASGIARRTFFNYFCSKEEIILAWQNALPGELHAEILQQGVAASPIATIQAALVSQTVNMRPDVAVLIGRIVQSTEQLQLGNQAKFLRMEQAAYEALCELWPDVASRFGLRLAAMIGVGAMRLSIDVWVAEGCQRSLVEHLEANFACLKTELGVC, translated from the coding sequence ATGGAACACGAGTTGAAACGCAAAGACGGCGTGCGCGAAAAGAAGCGCCGCGAGATGTACCACCGCATCACTGAAGTAGGCCTGAAGTTGTTCGCAGAGAACGGCTATGAAGCCACGACGCTTGATGCGATTGCCGAAGCATCGGGCATCGCCCGAAGAACCTTCTTTAACTACTTCTGCTCTAAGGAAGAAATCATCTTGGCTTGGCAAAATGCGCTGCCGGGTGAGCTACATGCGGAGATACTGCAGCAGGGTGTGGCAGCATCGCCAATCGCGACCATTCAAGCGGCGCTGGTTAGTCAGACGGTAAATATGCGTCCGGATGTCGCGGTATTGATTGGCAGAATTGTGCAGTCGACCGAACAGCTCCAATTGGGCAATCAGGCTAAATTTCTGCGAATGGAGCAAGCAGCCTATGAGGCCCTGTGCGAGCTGTGGCCAGATGTTGCCAGCCGATTCGGCTTACGCCTTGCAGCCATGATTGGTGTCGGGGCAATGCGGCTTTCGATCGACGTATGGGTTGCCGAAGGATGTCAGAGGTCACTAGTTGAGCACCTTGAGGCGAATTTTGCTTGTCTTAAAACCGAACTGGGCGTTTGCTGA